One segment of Daphnia magna isolate NIES linkage group LG2, ASM2063170v1.1, whole genome shotgun sequence DNA contains the following:
- the LOC116916716 gene encoding dihydroorotate dehydrogenase (quinone), mitochondrial codes for MYTRKEKFIKQLTALVTVTLGGSTTFAGLCIWNGNENFYRDYVMPFTRRLDPETSHGLAVFAMKHCLIKKQLKPDAESLSTRLWNINFSNPVGLAAGFDKQAEAMQGLHRTGFGFVEIGSITPKPQEGNPKPRVFRLEEDNAIINRYGFNSEGHEAVLHRVRQEKEKQERAIIGVNLGKNKISAMEDVRDYVTGVEKFGAIADYLVINISSPNTPGLRGLQQKAELENLISCVLEARNNLGTANLPPLLVKIAPDLSEAEKKDVASVILKEKCRVDGIIVCNTTTSRPSDLKSQCKDEIGGLSGQPLKDISTRCIRDFYRLTNGQIPIIGVGGISSGQDAYEKILAGASLVQLYTSFALQGPPVVRRIKRELDEILRSNGYQNVAEAIGKSSQGN; via the exons ATGTACACacgtaaagaaaaattcatA AAACAACTTACCGCACTGGTCACTGTCACGTTGGGAGGCTCTACAACTTTTGCCGGTCTCTGCATTTGGAATGGCAATGAGAACTTTTATCGAGATTATGTAATGCCCTTCACTCGCCGTCTCGATCCGGAAACATCTCATGGGCTAGCCGTGTTCGCTATGAAGCATTGCCTAATTAAAAAACAACTGAAACCTGATGCTGAATCCTTG TCAACCAGGCTTTGGAACATCAACTTCTCCAACCCTGTTGGCTTAGCTGCAGGGTTTGACAAACAGGCAGAAGCTATGCAAGGGTTGCATAGAACAGGTTTTGGCTTTGTTGAAATTGGTTCTATCACCCCAAAGCCCCAAGAAGGCAATCCTAAACCTAGGGTGTTTCGCCTTGAAGAAGACAATGCCATCATCAATAG ATATGGCTTTAATTCAGAAGGCCATGAAGCAGTACTCCATAGAGTAaggcaagaaaaagaaaagcaagagAGAGCTATTATAGGAGTTAATCTaggaaagaacaaaatttcTGCAATGGAAGACGTGAGAGATTACGTCACTGGAGTAGAAAAATTCGGTGCCATTGCTGATTATCTAGTCATCAATATTTCCAGTCCTAATACACCTGGGCTAAGGGGACTACAACAAAAGGCAGAACTAGAAAATCTTATTTCCTGCGTTTTGGAAGCGAGAAACAATTTGGGCACAGCAAATTTGCCACCGCTTTTGGTGAAAATCGCGCCTGATCTCAGTGAAGCCGAAAAGAAAGATGTTGCCAGCGTCATTTTGAAAGAGAAA TGTCGCGTCGATGGTATTATCGTGTGCAATACGACAACTAGTCGGCCATCTGATTTAAAGAGCCAATGCAAAGATGAAATTGGTGGCCTTAGTGGTCAACCGTTAAAGGACATTTCCACACGATGCATAAGAGATTTTTATCGTTTAACAAACGGCCAGATCCCTATTATCGGAGTTGGTGGTATTTCCAGTGGTCAGGACGCCTACGAAAAGATTTTGGCTGGCGCCAGTCTTGTTCAATTATACACTTCCTTCGCTTTACAAGGGCCTCCTGTCGTCAGGCGAATTAAACGCGAGTTAGACGAAATTTTGAG GTCGAATGGGTACCAGAATGTCGCGGAAGCTATTGGCAAATCCTCTCAAGGCAATTGA
- the LOC116916681 gene encoding acid-sensing ion channel 2 isoform X1 yields the protein MSSTNNAKGNSVMSVSLRAAHRQKKISDTCTCHKRRLDLATTEAVSVIDFFYESSYWIPDYDYQAMEQQKVSITETNFGGIVYSSDGMETFSDHALCPHPLMAHHKPQCQHQQQSPDAITGGGDGDCGTSGNGRQRQSGFLVKRLNAKKTMAEISIPGMRAVFGLGSSLIRRVIWIVILITCFGIAVVQVRDRVIYYMSTPVTVNVRVSRNETLPFPILSICNKNMFNMTAMRILKTEKANLITRTNGTVLSQKEIDNWDVADLVGVRGYNVLELWNFISHSLERMIIECFFGRNKTCEERGKWTRIYNYMGVCYSYTLDSVVDTTGLFNNFYLRLHDVEPLAYKGDASGWKLLIHDRKDSPLVILRSHGTTLYRGWAKDMRVFVRQFRTLNTESRQCSDDHDYSYSKCVAQCFSKAVTDATTCRLPYIDADTVGAVKLCNDSQTYAAANDKVENLLFFGKWSENNCTSCPRQCHQDFYITYTETTEMKRGQENLGKLRIFYQDMTYDDIEEEYGYTAIPLLCDIGGSLGLLLGASVLTFFEIIEAISAALFHLTAMFTTCCCLMHWAINKTCCLLSDQFDQPKAT from the exons ATGTCGTCAACAAACAATGCGAAGGGAAATTCAGTAATGAGTGTCAGCCTCAGAGCAGCACACCGTCAAAAGAAGATATCAGACACGTGCACGTGTCATAAGCGCAG ATTAGACTTAGCGACCACAGAGGCCGTATCGGTCATCGACTTCTTTTATGAATCATCTTACTGGATACCTGACTACGACTATCAAGCAATGGAACAACAA AAGGTCTCGATTACGGAGACGAACTTTGGCGGCATCGTTTACTCATCGGATGGCATGGAAACCTTCTCCGATCATGCACTCTGTCCGCATCCCTTGATGGCTCACCACAAGCCGCAATGTCAGCACCAACAGCAATCGCCGGACGCGATAACAGGAGGCGGCGACGGAGACTGTGGCACCAGCGGCAATGGTCGCCAACGTCAATCAGGTTTCCTAGTGAAACGGTTGAACGCTAAAAAGACGATGGCCGAAATCTCCATTCCT GGAATGCGAGCCGTGTTTGGACTCGGCTCTTCACTCATCCGTCGAGTTATCTGGATTGTCATCCTAATCACGTGCTTCGGCATTGCCGTAGTCCAG GTTCGCGATCGGGTGATTTACTACATGTCAACGCCGGTAACTGTTAATGTGCGGGTGTCGAGAAATGAAACTCTTCCCTTTCCTATTCTCTCCATTTGCAACAAGAACATGTTCAACATGACAGCTATGCGGATCTTGAAAACGGAAAAAGCGAATTTGATCACCCGCACGAACGGTACCGTGTTGTCGCAGAAAGAGATTGACAATTGGGATG TGGCTGACTTGGTCGGTGTTCGTGGCTACAATGTCCTCGAACTCTGGAATTTTATATCTCATTCACTTGAGAGAATGATCATTGAA TGTTTCTTTGGAAGGAATAAAACTTGTGAAGAACGTGGGAAATGGACAAGGATATACAATTATATGGGCGTGTGTTACTCTTACACCCTAG ATTCCGTAGTGGATACTACGGGATTATTCAATAATTTCTACCTCAGG CTGCACGATGTAGAGCCTTTGGCGTACAAAGGGGACGCAAGCGGATGGAAATTACTCATTCACGACCGTAAGGATTCACCGCTGGTTATTCTTCGTAGTCACGGCACAACTTTATACCGCGGCTGGGCCAAAGATATGCGCGTTTTCGTCAGGCAG TTTCGAACGTTAAATACTGAAAGCCGCCAGTGCTCCGATGACCACGACTATTCCTACTCCAAGTGCGTTGCACAGTGTTTTAGCAAAGCAGTTACTGACGCTACTACATGTCGGCTTCCCTACATTGATG CTGACACAGTCGGTGCTGTTAAGCTATGCAATGATTCACAGACATACGCAGCCGCCAATGATAAGGTGGAAAACCTCCTCTTCTTTGGGAAGTGGTCCGAAAACAACTGTACATCCTGCCCAAGACAATGCCATCAAGACTTTTACATCACGTACACCGAAACGACGGAAATGAAAAGGGGTCAGGAAAATCTCGGGAAATTGCGAATATTTTATCAG GACATGACCTATGACGACATTGAAGAGGAATACGGCTACACCGCCATACCGCTCCTGTGCGACATTGGGGGTTCGTTGGGCTTGCTACTCGGTGCTTCTGTCCTTACCTTCTTCGAGATCATCGAGGCTATTTCGGCCGCCTTGTTTCATTTAACAGCAATGTTCACCACATGTTGCTGCCTTATG CATTGGGCCATAAACAAGACTTGCTGCCTCCTGAGCGATCAATTCGACCAACCAAAGGCCACTTga
- the LOC116916681 gene encoding acid-sensing ion channel 2 isoform X3 — translation MSSTNNAKGNSVMSVSLRAAHRQKKISDTCTCHKRRLDLATTEAVSVIDFFYESSYWIPDYDYQAMEQQKVSITETNFGGIVYSSDGMETFSDHALCPHPLMAHHKPQCQHQQQSPDAITGGGDGDCGTSGNGRQRQSGFLVKRLNAKKTMAEISIPGMRAVFGLGSSLIRRVIWIVILITCFGIAVVQVRDRVIYYMSTPVTVNVRVSRNETLPFPILSICNKNMFNMTAMRILKTEKANLITRTNGTVLSQKEIDNWDVADLVGVRGYNVLELWNFISHSLERMIIECFFGRNKTCEERGKWTRIYNYMGVCYSYTLDSVVDTTGLFNNFYLRLHDVEPLAYKGDASGWKLLIHDRKDSPLVILRSHGTTLYRGWAKDMRVFVRQFRTLNTESRQCSDDHDYSYSKCVAQCFSKAVTDATTCRLPYIDADTVGAVKLCNDSQTYAAANDKVENLLFFGKWSENNCTSCPRQCHQDFYITYTETTEMKRGQENLGKLRIFYQDMTYDDIEEEYGYTAIPLLCDIGGSLGLLLGASVLTFFEIIEAISAALFHLTAMFTTCCCLMHFSSIGP, via the exons ATGTCGTCAACAAACAATGCGAAGGGAAATTCAGTAATGAGTGTCAGCCTCAGAGCAGCACACCGTCAAAAGAAGATATCAGACACGTGCACGTGTCATAAGCGCAG ATTAGACTTAGCGACCACAGAGGCCGTATCGGTCATCGACTTCTTTTATGAATCATCTTACTGGATACCTGACTACGACTATCAAGCAATGGAACAACAA AAGGTCTCGATTACGGAGACGAACTTTGGCGGCATCGTTTACTCATCGGATGGCATGGAAACCTTCTCCGATCATGCACTCTGTCCGCATCCCTTGATGGCTCACCACAAGCCGCAATGTCAGCACCAACAGCAATCGCCGGACGCGATAACAGGAGGCGGCGACGGAGACTGTGGCACCAGCGGCAATGGTCGCCAACGTCAATCAGGTTTCCTAGTGAAACGGTTGAACGCTAAAAAGACGATGGCCGAAATCTCCATTCCT GGAATGCGAGCCGTGTTTGGACTCGGCTCTTCACTCATCCGTCGAGTTATCTGGATTGTCATCCTAATCACGTGCTTCGGCATTGCCGTAGTCCAG GTTCGCGATCGGGTGATTTACTACATGTCAACGCCGGTAACTGTTAATGTGCGGGTGTCGAGAAATGAAACTCTTCCCTTTCCTATTCTCTCCATTTGCAACAAGAACATGTTCAACATGACAGCTATGCGGATCTTGAAAACGGAAAAAGCGAATTTGATCACCCGCACGAACGGTACCGTGTTGTCGCAGAAAGAGATTGACAATTGGGATG TGGCTGACTTGGTCGGTGTTCGTGGCTACAATGTCCTCGAACTCTGGAATTTTATATCTCATTCACTTGAGAGAATGATCATTGAA TGTTTCTTTGGAAGGAATAAAACTTGTGAAGAACGTGGGAAATGGACAAGGATATACAATTATATGGGCGTGTGTTACTCTTACACCCTAG ATTCCGTAGTGGATACTACGGGATTATTCAATAATTTCTACCTCAGG CTGCACGATGTAGAGCCTTTGGCGTACAAAGGGGACGCAAGCGGATGGAAATTACTCATTCACGACCGTAAGGATTCACCGCTGGTTATTCTTCGTAGTCACGGCACAACTTTATACCGCGGCTGGGCCAAAGATATGCGCGTTTTCGTCAGGCAG TTTCGAACGTTAAATACTGAAAGCCGCCAGTGCTCCGATGACCACGACTATTCCTACTCCAAGTGCGTTGCACAGTGTTTTAGCAAAGCAGTTACTGACGCTACTACATGTCGGCTTCCCTACATTGATG CTGACACAGTCGGTGCTGTTAAGCTATGCAATGATTCACAGACATACGCAGCCGCCAATGATAAGGTGGAAAACCTCCTCTTCTTTGGGAAGTGGTCCGAAAACAACTGTACATCCTGCCCAAGACAATGCCATCAAGACTTTTACATCACGTACACCGAAACGACGGAAATGAAAAGGGGTCAGGAAAATCTCGGGAAATTGCGAATATTTTATCAG GACATGACCTATGACGACATTGAAGAGGAATACGGCTACACCGCCATACCGCTCCTGTGCGACATTGGGGGTTCGTTGGGCTTGCTACTCGGTGCTTCTGTCCTTACCTTCTTCGAGATCATCGAGGCTATTTCGGCCGCCTTGTTTCATTTAACAGCAATGTTCACCACATGTTGCTGCCTTATG CATTTTTCTAGCATTGGGCCATAA
- the LOC116916681 gene encoding acid-sensing ion channel 2 isoform X4, with amino-acid sequence MEQQKVSITETNFGGIVYSSDGMETFSDHALCPHPLMAHHKPQCQHQQQSPDAITGGGDGDCGTSGNGRQRQSGFLVKRLNAKKTMAEISIPGMRAVFGLGSSLIRRVIWIVILITCFGIAVVQVRDRVIYYMSTPVTVNVRVSRNETLPFPILSICNKNMFNMTAMRILKTEKANLITRTNGTVLSQKEIDNWDVADLVGVRGYNVLELWNFISHSLERMIIECFFGRNKTCEERGKWTRIYNYMGVCYSYTLDSVVDTTGLFNNFYLRLHDVEPLAYKGDASGWKLLIHDRKDSPLVILRSHGTTLYRGWAKDMRVFVRQFRTLNTESRQCSDDHDYSYSKCVAQCFSKAVTDATTCRLPYIDADTVGAVKLCNDSQTYAAANDKVENLLFFGKWSENNCTSCPRQCHQDFYITYTETTEMKRGQENLGKLRIFYQDMTYDDIEEEYGYTAIPLLCDIGGSLGLLLGASVLTFFEIIEAISAALFHLTAMFTTCCCLMVKPNKVPRAALTALKFEAAFF; translated from the exons ATGGAACAACAA AAGGTCTCGATTACGGAGACGAACTTTGGCGGCATCGTTTACTCATCGGATGGCATGGAAACCTTCTCCGATCATGCACTCTGTCCGCATCCCTTGATGGCTCACCACAAGCCGCAATGTCAGCACCAACAGCAATCGCCGGACGCGATAACAGGAGGCGGCGACGGAGACTGTGGCACCAGCGGCAATGGTCGCCAACGTCAATCAGGTTTCCTAGTGAAACGGTTGAACGCTAAAAAGACGATGGCCGAAATCTCCATTCCT GGAATGCGAGCCGTGTTTGGACTCGGCTCTTCACTCATCCGTCGAGTTATCTGGATTGTCATCCTAATCACGTGCTTCGGCATTGCCGTAGTCCAG GTTCGCGATCGGGTGATTTACTACATGTCAACGCCGGTAACTGTTAATGTGCGGGTGTCGAGAAATGAAACTCTTCCCTTTCCTATTCTCTCCATTTGCAACAAGAACATGTTCAACATGACAGCTATGCGGATCTTGAAAACGGAAAAAGCGAATTTGATCACCCGCACGAACGGTACCGTGTTGTCGCAGAAAGAGATTGACAATTGGGATG TGGCTGACTTGGTCGGTGTTCGTGGCTACAATGTCCTCGAACTCTGGAATTTTATATCTCATTCACTTGAGAGAATGATCATTGAA TGTTTCTTTGGAAGGAATAAAACTTGTGAAGAACGTGGGAAATGGACAAGGATATACAATTATATGGGCGTGTGTTACTCTTACACCCTAG ATTCCGTAGTGGATACTACGGGATTATTCAATAATTTCTACCTCAGG CTGCACGATGTAGAGCCTTTGGCGTACAAAGGGGACGCAAGCGGATGGAAATTACTCATTCACGACCGTAAGGATTCACCGCTGGTTATTCTTCGTAGTCACGGCACAACTTTATACCGCGGCTGGGCCAAAGATATGCGCGTTTTCGTCAGGCAG TTTCGAACGTTAAATACTGAAAGCCGCCAGTGCTCCGATGACCACGACTATTCCTACTCCAAGTGCGTTGCACAGTGTTTTAGCAAAGCAGTTACTGACGCTACTACATGTCGGCTTCCCTACATTGATG CTGACACAGTCGGTGCTGTTAAGCTATGCAATGATTCACAGACATACGCAGCCGCCAATGATAAGGTGGAAAACCTCCTCTTCTTTGGGAAGTGGTCCGAAAACAACTGTACATCCTGCCCAAGACAATGCCATCAAGACTTTTACATCACGTACACCGAAACGACGGAAATGAAAAGGGGTCAGGAAAATCTCGGGAAATTGCGAATATTTTATCAG GACATGACCTATGACGACATTGAAGAGGAATACGGCTACACCGCCATACCGCTCCTGTGCGACATTGGGGGTTCGTTGGGCTTGCTACTCGGTGCTTCTGTCCTTACCTTCTTCGAGATCATCGAGGCTATTTCGGCCGCCTTGTTTCATTTAACAGCAATGTTCACCACATGTTGCTGCCTTATGGTAAAGCCAAACAAAGTTCCCCGGGCAGCTTTAACAGCTCTCAAATTTGAAGCAGCATTTTTCTAG
- the LOC116916681 gene encoding acid-sensing ion channel 2 isoform X5: protein MEQQVSITETNFGGIVYSSDGMETFSDHALCPHPLMAHHKPQCQHQQQSPDAITGGGDGDCGTSGNGRQRQSGFLVKRLNAKKTMAEISIPGMRAVFGLGSSLIRRVIWIVILITCFGIAVVQVRDRVIYYMSTPVTVNVRVSRNETLPFPILSICNKNMFNMTAMRILKTEKANLITRTNGTVLSQKEIDNWDVADLVGVRGYNVLELWNFISHSLERMIIECFFGRNKTCEERGKWTRIYNYMGVCYSYTLDSVVDTTGLFNNFYLRLHDVEPLAYKGDASGWKLLIHDRKDSPLVILRSHGTTLYRGWAKDMRVFVRQFRTLNTESRQCSDDHDYSYSKCVAQCFSKAVTDATTCRLPYIDADTVGAVKLCNDSQTYAAANDKVENLLFFGKWSENNCTSCPRQCHQDFYITYTETTEMKRGQENLGKLRIFYQDMTYDDIEEEYGYTAIPLLCDIGGSLGLLLGASVLTFFEIIEAISAALFHLTAMFTTCCCLMVKPNKVPRAALTALKFEAAFF from the exons ATGGAACAACAA GTCTCGATTACGGAGACGAACTTTGGCGGCATCGTTTACTCATCGGATGGCATGGAAACCTTCTCCGATCATGCACTCTGTCCGCATCCCTTGATGGCTCACCACAAGCCGCAATGTCAGCACCAACAGCAATCGCCGGACGCGATAACAGGAGGCGGCGACGGAGACTGTGGCACCAGCGGCAATGGTCGCCAACGTCAATCAGGTTTCCTAGTGAAACGGTTGAACGCTAAAAAGACGATGGCCGAAATCTCCATTCCT GGAATGCGAGCCGTGTTTGGACTCGGCTCTTCACTCATCCGTCGAGTTATCTGGATTGTCATCCTAATCACGTGCTTCGGCATTGCCGTAGTCCAG GTTCGCGATCGGGTGATTTACTACATGTCAACGCCGGTAACTGTTAATGTGCGGGTGTCGAGAAATGAAACTCTTCCCTTTCCTATTCTCTCCATTTGCAACAAGAACATGTTCAACATGACAGCTATGCGGATCTTGAAAACGGAAAAAGCGAATTTGATCACCCGCACGAACGGTACCGTGTTGTCGCAGAAAGAGATTGACAATTGGGATG TGGCTGACTTGGTCGGTGTTCGTGGCTACAATGTCCTCGAACTCTGGAATTTTATATCTCATTCACTTGAGAGAATGATCATTGAA TGTTTCTTTGGAAGGAATAAAACTTGTGAAGAACGTGGGAAATGGACAAGGATATACAATTATATGGGCGTGTGTTACTCTTACACCCTAG ATTCCGTAGTGGATACTACGGGATTATTCAATAATTTCTACCTCAGG CTGCACGATGTAGAGCCTTTGGCGTACAAAGGGGACGCAAGCGGATGGAAATTACTCATTCACGACCGTAAGGATTCACCGCTGGTTATTCTTCGTAGTCACGGCACAACTTTATACCGCGGCTGGGCCAAAGATATGCGCGTTTTCGTCAGGCAG TTTCGAACGTTAAATACTGAAAGCCGCCAGTGCTCCGATGACCACGACTATTCCTACTCCAAGTGCGTTGCACAGTGTTTTAGCAAAGCAGTTACTGACGCTACTACATGTCGGCTTCCCTACATTGATG CTGACACAGTCGGTGCTGTTAAGCTATGCAATGATTCACAGACATACGCAGCCGCCAATGATAAGGTGGAAAACCTCCTCTTCTTTGGGAAGTGGTCCGAAAACAACTGTACATCCTGCCCAAGACAATGCCATCAAGACTTTTACATCACGTACACCGAAACGACGGAAATGAAAAGGGGTCAGGAAAATCTCGGGAAATTGCGAATATTTTATCAG GACATGACCTATGACGACATTGAAGAGGAATACGGCTACACCGCCATACCGCTCCTGTGCGACATTGGGGGTTCGTTGGGCTTGCTACTCGGTGCTTCTGTCCTTACCTTCTTCGAGATCATCGAGGCTATTTCGGCCGCCTTGTTTCATTTAACAGCAATGTTCACCACATGTTGCTGCCTTATGGTAAAGCCAAACAAAGTTCCCCGGGCAGCTTTAACAGCTCTCAAATTTGAAGCAGCATTTTTCTAG
- the LOC116916681 gene encoding acid-sensing ion channel 2 isoform X2 produces MSSTNNAKGNSVMSVSLRAAHRQKKISDTCTCHKRRLDLATTEAVSVIDFFYESSYWIPDYDYQAMEQQVSITETNFGGIVYSSDGMETFSDHALCPHPLMAHHKPQCQHQQQSPDAITGGGDGDCGTSGNGRQRQSGFLVKRLNAKKTMAEISIPGMRAVFGLGSSLIRRVIWIVILITCFGIAVVQVRDRVIYYMSTPVTVNVRVSRNETLPFPILSICNKNMFNMTAMRILKTEKANLITRTNGTVLSQKEIDNWDVADLVGVRGYNVLELWNFISHSLERMIIECFFGRNKTCEERGKWTRIYNYMGVCYSYTLDSVVDTTGLFNNFYLRLHDVEPLAYKGDASGWKLLIHDRKDSPLVILRSHGTTLYRGWAKDMRVFVRQFRTLNTESRQCSDDHDYSYSKCVAQCFSKAVTDATTCRLPYIDADTVGAVKLCNDSQTYAAANDKVENLLFFGKWSENNCTSCPRQCHQDFYITYTETTEMKRGQENLGKLRIFYQDMTYDDIEEEYGYTAIPLLCDIGGSLGLLLGASVLTFFEIIEAISAALFHLTAMFTTCCCLMVKPNKVPRAALTALKFEAAFF; encoded by the exons ATGTCGTCAACAAACAATGCGAAGGGAAATTCAGTAATGAGTGTCAGCCTCAGAGCAGCACACCGTCAAAAGAAGATATCAGACACGTGCACGTGTCATAAGCGCAG ATTAGACTTAGCGACCACAGAGGCCGTATCGGTCATCGACTTCTTTTATGAATCATCTTACTGGATACCTGACTACGACTATCAAGCAATGGAACAACAA GTCTCGATTACGGAGACGAACTTTGGCGGCATCGTTTACTCATCGGATGGCATGGAAACCTTCTCCGATCATGCACTCTGTCCGCATCCCTTGATGGCTCACCACAAGCCGCAATGTCAGCACCAACAGCAATCGCCGGACGCGATAACAGGAGGCGGCGACGGAGACTGTGGCACCAGCGGCAATGGTCGCCAACGTCAATCAGGTTTCCTAGTGAAACGGTTGAACGCTAAAAAGACGATGGCCGAAATCTCCATTCCT GGAATGCGAGCCGTGTTTGGACTCGGCTCTTCACTCATCCGTCGAGTTATCTGGATTGTCATCCTAATCACGTGCTTCGGCATTGCCGTAGTCCAG GTTCGCGATCGGGTGATTTACTACATGTCAACGCCGGTAACTGTTAATGTGCGGGTGTCGAGAAATGAAACTCTTCCCTTTCCTATTCTCTCCATTTGCAACAAGAACATGTTCAACATGACAGCTATGCGGATCTTGAAAACGGAAAAAGCGAATTTGATCACCCGCACGAACGGTACCGTGTTGTCGCAGAAAGAGATTGACAATTGGGATG TGGCTGACTTGGTCGGTGTTCGTGGCTACAATGTCCTCGAACTCTGGAATTTTATATCTCATTCACTTGAGAGAATGATCATTGAA TGTTTCTTTGGAAGGAATAAAACTTGTGAAGAACGTGGGAAATGGACAAGGATATACAATTATATGGGCGTGTGTTACTCTTACACCCTAG ATTCCGTAGTGGATACTACGGGATTATTCAATAATTTCTACCTCAGG CTGCACGATGTAGAGCCTTTGGCGTACAAAGGGGACGCAAGCGGATGGAAATTACTCATTCACGACCGTAAGGATTCACCGCTGGTTATTCTTCGTAGTCACGGCACAACTTTATACCGCGGCTGGGCCAAAGATATGCGCGTTTTCGTCAGGCAG TTTCGAACGTTAAATACTGAAAGCCGCCAGTGCTCCGATGACCACGACTATTCCTACTCCAAGTGCGTTGCACAGTGTTTTAGCAAAGCAGTTACTGACGCTACTACATGTCGGCTTCCCTACATTGATG CTGACACAGTCGGTGCTGTTAAGCTATGCAATGATTCACAGACATACGCAGCCGCCAATGATAAGGTGGAAAACCTCCTCTTCTTTGGGAAGTGGTCCGAAAACAACTGTACATCCTGCCCAAGACAATGCCATCAAGACTTTTACATCACGTACACCGAAACGACGGAAATGAAAAGGGGTCAGGAAAATCTCGGGAAATTGCGAATATTTTATCAG GACATGACCTATGACGACATTGAAGAGGAATACGGCTACACCGCCATACCGCTCCTGTGCGACATTGGGGGTTCGTTGGGCTTGCTACTCGGTGCTTCTGTCCTTACCTTCTTCGAGATCATCGAGGCTATTTCGGCCGCCTTGTTTCATTTAACAGCAATGTTCACCACATGTTGCTGCCTTATGGTAAAGCCAAACAAAGTTCCCCGGGCAGCTTTAACAGCTCTCAAATTTGAAGCAGCATTTTTCTAG